A window of Cryptomeria japonica chromosome 3, Sugi_1.0, whole genome shotgun sequence contains these coding sequences:
- the LOC131068607 gene encoding transcription factor IBH1 gives MNSRGVDSSSFRELYLRRFLWALKSIRRPTGSSQGDGDEVAEVLRSSRNVKLAADVSLALTANRAAWSRALLNRISSDEINRPALRKILEPSKFQAIIAQRARQQSRLIYQSRLKHAHMQQHNFHGLRGSKQSSLSLYRIFFSKRMKPSFSSHARMFNRRTRQLQMLVPGGESMEESCLLRETADYIRSLTIQVEVLQSLVNSVNGNQHPP, from the coding sequence ATGAATTCAAGAGGAGTAGATTCCTCTAGTTTCAGAGAGCTCTATCTCAGACGCTTTCTCTGGGCTCTGAAAAGTATTAGAAGGCCCACGGGAAGTAGTCAAGGTGATGGAGATGAAGTTGCAGAGGTCCTGAGGTCGAGTCGTAATGTAAAGCTGGCAGCAGATGTTTCCCTTGCCCTCACTGCAAACCGTGCAGCTTGGAGCCGAGCCCTCCTCAACAGAATTTCCAGTGACGAGATAAACAGGCCTGCTCTTAGGAAAATTCTGGAGCCTTCGAAATTCCAAGCAATAATTGCACAGAGGGCCAGGCAACAATCTCGTTTGATATATCAGTCCAGGCTAAAACATGCCCACATGCAGCAGCACAATTTTCATGGCTTGAGAGGCTCAAAACAGAGTAGTTTGTCATTATATAGAATTTTCTTTTCTAAGAGAATGAAACCTTCTTTCTCATCACATGCTCGCATGTTTAACAGGCGTACAAGGCAGCTGCAAATGCTTGTCCCAGGTGGGGAATCCATGGAGGAGTCTTGCTTGCTCAGAGAAACCGCAGATTACATCAGATCTCTTACAATACAGGTAGAGGTCCTGCAATCTCTAGTGAATTCTGTCAATGGTAACCAACACCCACCTTGA